The proteins below come from a single Papaver somniferum cultivar HN1 chromosome 11, ASM357369v1, whole genome shotgun sequence genomic window:
- the LOC113324920 gene encoding NDR1/HIN1-like protein 13: MSGKIYHRSSFSSEEEADKHEEENQLVPANNYNHAIVPMYQKSVPTPGTYVVTLPKDQIYRIPPPENAHLFENYNRKKKNRPSNCCCVLFWILSLIILLGLLTAIASGIFYAIFQPKALEYSVEIFSIKGLNKNLTSSSGLKLSPEFDITVKSKNPNGKISFYYLAEGSSVTVSYSKVELSTGEFKTFHQPANNATFIQLALESTDGVQMSKNTRTSLMDRQEIGNIPFELDVNVPVKVNVGSLKTWTITLNVRCDVSTDKLTVNSTLVSNKCEVKAKH; the protein is encoded by the coding sequence ATGTCAGGCAAAATTTATCACAGATCCTCCTTTTCAAGTGAAGAAGAAGCAGACAAACATGAAGAAGAAAACCAATTAGTCCCTGCCAACAATTATAATCATGCTATAGTTCCAATGTACCAGAAAAGCGTTCCAACGCCTGGTACCTATGTTGTTACACTTCCTAAAGATCAAATTTACCGTATCCCACCACCGGAAAATGCCCACCTCTTCGAAAACTACAACCGCAAGAAGAAAAACCGTCCGAGCAATTGCTGTTGTGTTTTATTCTGGATTCTCAGCCTCATCATCCTTCTGGGTCTCCTAACTGCCATTGCTTCGGGCATCTTCTACGCCATCTTCCAGCCAAAGGCTTTAGAATATTCGGTCGAGATTTTCTCCATCAAAGGCCTCAACAAGAACCTTACATCATCGTCAGGTCTGAAACTCTCACCGGAGTTTGACATCACCGTCAAATCCAAAAATCCAAACGGGAAGATAAGTTTTTATTACCTGGCGGAAGGAAGCTCAGTTACCGTTTCTTACTCTAAAGTTGAATTGTCAACTGGTGAATTTAAAACATTCCACCAACCTGCAAATAATGCAACGTTTATTCAACTGGCGTTAGAAAGTACCGATGGAGTACAGATGTCTAAAAATACTCGTACTTCGCTAATGGATCGACAAGAGATAGGAAATATTCCATTTGAACTGGATGTGAATGTGCCTGTTAAGGTCAACGTTGGTTCTCTCAAGACATGGACGATTACCCTTAACGTTCGTTGCGATGTTTCGACGGATAAGTTAACGGTCAATTCAACTTTGGTTTCTAACAAGTGTGAAGTTAAGGCAAAGCATTAG